AATCATCTTGAGCAAGTCTTCCATTGGCCCCATGTTCTGCACCTGATCCAACTGATCGATGAAATCATTAAAATCAAAAGTGTTTTCACGCATCTTCTCAGCCATTTCAAGGGCTTTTTGCTCATCGTATTCTTGAGAAGCTTTCTCAATCAAAGTGAGCATATCCCCCATGCCAAGGATACGACTAGACATACGGTCTGGGTGGAAGGTTTCGATATCTGTAATCTTTTCACCTGTACCAGTGAACTTGATTGGTTTTCCAGTAATGTGACGAACCGATAGAGCCGCACCACCACGAGTATCCCCATCAATCTTAGTAAGGATCACCCCAGTCACTTCCAACTGAGCATTAAACTCACGCGCCACATTGGCTGCTTCTTGACCAATCATGGCATCAACGACGAGCAGAATTTCGTTTGGTTGAGCCAGTGCTTTCACGTCACGAAGCTCATTCATCAGAAGCTCATCAATCTGCAAACGACCTGCCGTATCAATCAAGACATAGTCATTATGATTAGCTTGGGCTTGTTCCAAACCTTGACGTACAATCTCAACAGCTGGAACCTCTGTCCCAAGTGCGAAGACAGGAACATCAATCTGTTGTCCCAAGGTCTTAAGCTGATCAATGGCAGCAGGACGATAAATATCCGCCGCAATCATCAAAGGACGGGCATTTTCTTCTTTCTTGAGTTTGTTGGCCAATTTACCAGCAAAAGTTGTTTTACCAGCCCCCTGCAAACCAACCATCATGATGATTGTAGGAATCTTAGGTGACTTGATAATCTCAGCCGTATCAGAACCTAAAACAGCTGTCAGTTCCTCATCAACGATTTTAATAATCTGTTGCGCAGGATTAAGGGTATCAATAACCTCATGTCCGACTGCACGCTCACGAACTTTCTTGATAAAGTCCTTTACAACAGGCAAGGCAACATCGGCCTCGAGCAAGGCCAAGCGAATTTCTTTGGTTGCCTCTTGGACATCAGCCTCTGAGATTTTTCCTTTTTTACGTAGATTTTTAAAGACGTTCTGCAAACGTTCTGTTAAACTTTCAAATGCCATGTTTCTTCCTCTTATTCTCTATTATCAATGCTTGTTAAAATTTCTATCTGCTCCTGCAGAAAGTCATCCTTGGGATAGCGCTCCAAAATCTGGTCAAAAATTTGACTACGGACAATGTAATCCGAGTACATGTGCAATTTCATCTCATAATCTTCCAAAATCTTTTCTGTCCGCTTGATATTATCATAGACAGCCTGACGACTGACACCAAATTCCTCGGCAATTTCAGCAAGACTGTAATCATCAGCGTAGTAAAGCTCTATATAATTCATTTGCTTATCTGTCAAAAGCGCCGCATAAAATTCAAAGAGCGCATTCATACGATTGGTTTTTTCGATTTCCATAACTTTTATTATACCAAAAAATAGCCTAATCTACCACACTAGGGAGCCAATCCAAGAAGATAGCTAGCTAAATTTGAAAAAGACATGAGCCTAGCCCCAAGTAATTTCCAATTGATAGCTGGCAAAGGGATGTCCCTCTTGATTTTGTAGTTGATAATCTAGTTCAATCTTTTGCCTATCAACTTGATAATGGCTCGTTTGGATGATAAACTCCTGCATACCCATAGGTGTGGGAATATAGGCTAAACTATCACTATCCTTTAGAAAGCGCATAATGGTCTTGGGATTGGAAAATCGACTCATCACCAGTTCTTGATCATGAAATTTAATAACTACTTTTTCCTTTTCCTCATTATAAAAAAGCAGGTAGCTATAATCTCCTTTTTCATGCACTTCCACGTCATAAAGCTGGTCAATCACTTCCAACTGCTCATCAAACTGAATCCTATTTCGCATCCGAATC
Above is a genomic segment from Streptococcus sp. SN-1 containing:
- a CDS encoding putative DNA-binding protein, which encodes MEIEKTNRMNALFEFYAALLTDKQMNYIELYYADDYSLAEIAEEFGVSRQAVYDNIKRTEKILEDYEMKLHMYSDYIVRSQIFDQILERYPKDDFLQEQIEILTSIDNRE
- the ffh gene encoding signal recognition particle protein → MAFESLTERLQNVFKNLRKKGKISEADVQEATKEIRLALLEADVALPVVKDFIKKVRERAVGHEVIDTLNPAQQIIKIVDEELTAVLGSDTAEIIKSPKIPTIIMMVGLQGAGKTTFAGKLANKLKKEENARPLMIAADIYRPAAIDQLKTLGQQIDVPVFALGTEVPAVEIVRQGLEQAQANHNDYVLIDTAGRLQIDELLMNELRDVKALAQPNEILLVVDAMIGQEAANVAREFNAQLEVTGVILTKIDGDTRGGAALSVRHITGKPIKFTGTGEKITDIETFHPDRMSSRILGMGDMLTLIEKASQEYDEQKALEMAEKMRENTFDFNDFIDQLDQVQNMGPMEDLLKMIPGMANNPALQNMKVDERQIARKRAIVSSMTPEERENPDLLNPSRRRRIAAGSGNTFVEVNKFIKDFNQAKQLMQGVMSGDMNKMMKQMGINPNNLPKNMPNMGGMDMSALEGMMGQGGMPDLSALGGAGMPDMSQMFGGGLKGKIGEFAMKQSMKRMANKMKKAKKKRK
- a CDS encoding DUF1934 domain-containing protein; the encoded protein is MKIRMRNRIQFDEQLEVIDQLYDVEVHEKGDYSYLLFYNEEKEKVVIKFHDQELVMSRFSNPKTIMRFLKDSDSLAYIPTPMGMQEFIIQTSHYQVDRQKIELDYQLQNQEGHPFASYQLEITWG